The following coding sequences lie in one Halarcobacter mediterraneus genomic window:
- a CDS encoding acetate/propionate family kinase: protein MLILVLNAGSSSLKYQLINPKTAEVKASGLCERIGIDGVMKHEIAEHRKLEIEQPMPTHKEAIEFVLNILTHDDTKVIENINEISAIGHRVVHGGEYFKKSTLITKDVLQKIEELIPLAPLHNPAHILGIKICQELMADKPNVAVFDTAFHQTMPEENYLYAVPHEDYIEHHLRKYGFHGTSHHYVSNEAINMLNKKESKVIVCHLGNGSSICAVKNGKSIDTTMGLTPLEGLVMGTRSGDIDAGVIPYLMDRKGMNSHEIVDYLNKKSGILGVSGISSDLREVLKEAEDGDHRAKICIEMMCNRIKKYICSYMGQLGGADAICFTAGIGENADVIREKVCTGLEFLGLEIDKKENKKRKSGNREIQKDSSKIKIFVIPTNEEYVIAKDTYNLVKKA, encoded by the coding sequence ATGTTAATTCTTGTTTTAAATGCAGGTAGTTCATCATTAAAATATCAACTTATTAATCCTAAAACTGCCGAAGTAAAAGCCTCAGGTTTATGTGAAAGAATTGGAATAGATGGTGTAATGAAGCATGAAATTGCAGAACACAGAAAATTAGAAATTGAACAACCTATGCCAACGCATAAAGAAGCTATTGAGTTTGTCTTAAATATTTTAACCCATGATGATACTAAAGTGATTGAAAATATTAATGAAATATCAGCTATTGGACATAGAGTAGTTCATGGAGGAGAATATTTTAAAAAATCAACATTAATTACAAAAGATGTTTTACAAAAAATTGAAGAACTAATACCTCTAGCCCCACTACATAACCCTGCACATATTTTAGGTATTAAAATTTGTCAAGAACTTATGGCAGATAAACCTAATGTTGCAGTATTTGATACGGCCTTTCATCAAACAATGCCAGAAGAAAATTATTTATATGCTGTTCCACATGAAGATTATATAGAACACCACTTAAGAAAATATGGATTCCATGGAACAAGTCATCATTACGTTTCAAATGAAGCAATTAATATGCTAAATAAAAAAGAATCAAAAGTAATTGTATGCCATCTAGGTAATGGTTCATCAATATGTGCTGTTAAAAATGGAAAATCTATTGATACAACAATGGGTCTAACTCCTCTTGAAGGACTTGTTATGGGAACAAGAAGTGGAGATATTGATGCAGGTGTAATCCCTTATTTAATGGATAGAAAAGGCATGAATTCCCATGAAATAGTTGATTACTTAAATAAAAAATCAGGGATTCTTGGTGTTTCTGGTATTTCTTCTGATTTAAGAGAAGTACTAAAAGAAGCAGAAGATGGAGACCATAGAGCAAAAATTTGTATTGAAATGATGTGTAATAGAATTAAAAAGTATATTTGCTCTTATATGGGACAATTAGGTGGGGCAGATGCTATTTGCTTTACAGCTGGTATTGGAGAAAATGCAGATGTTATTAGAGAAAAAGTTTGTACTGGTTTAGAATTTCTAGGTTTAGAAATAGATAAAAAGGAAAATAAAAAAAGAAAAAGTGGAAATAGAGAAATACAAAAAGACTCTTCTAAAATTAAGATATTTGTTATTCCAACCAATGAAGAGTATGTAATTGCAAAAGATACATACAATTTAGTAAAAAAAGCTTAA
- a CDS encoding phosphate acyltransferase: protein MGLIENIKENAKKELKTIVLPESEDERVLQAAQKVLE, encoded by the coding sequence ATGGGTTTAATAGAGAACATAAAAGAAAATGCAAAGAAAGAACTAAAAACAATAGTTCTTCCAGAATCTGAAGATGAAAGAGTTTTACAAGCTGCTCAAAAGGTTCTTGAAGA
- a CDS encoding 3'-5' exonuclease — MFNSIKNYFNRKNLKDEKYAFLFDKAVENEYVCFDCETTGLNPLEDDIISIGAVLIKNNTIVASKKFVRFIKPKTKLQIEAIKVHHIRECDLEEAEDINIVIEEFLEFIGNRKLVGYYLEFDIAMINKYLKPKLGIRLPNKAYEVSAIYYDYKIEMIPQSNIDLRFDTIMKELDIPPFGKHDAYNDAIMTAMIFLKLKNQAKVKIK; from the coding sequence ATGTTTAATTCAATAAAAAACTATTTCAATAGAAAAAACTTAAAAGATGAAAAATATGCTTTTTTATTTGATAAAGCAGTAGAAAATGAGTATGTTTGTTTTGATTGTGAGACAACAGGATTAAATCCTTTAGAAGATGATATTATATCAATTGGAGCAGTTTTAATAAAAAATAATACTATCGTAGCCAGCAAAAAATTTGTTAGATTTATAAAACCTAAAACAAAATTACAAATTGAAGCAATCAAAGTTCATCACATAAGAGAATGTGATTTAGAAGAAGCAGAGGATATAAATATAGTTATTGAAGAGTTTTTAGAATTTATTGGTAATAGAAAACTTGTAGGATATTATTTAGAATTTGACATCGCAATGATAAATAAATATTTAAAACCAAAATTGGGAATAAGATTACCAAATAAAGCCTATGAAGTTTCTGCTATTTATTATGATTATAAGATAGAAATGATTCCTCAAAGCAATATTGATTTAAGATTTGATACTATCATGAAAGAGCTTGATATTCCACCTTTTGGGAAACATGATGCTTATAATGATGCAATAATGACAGCTATGATCTTTTTAAAATTAAAAAATCAAGCTAAGGTAAAAATAAAATAA